The Benincasa hispida cultivar B227 chromosome 9, ASM972705v1, whole genome shotgun sequence genome has a segment encoding these proteins:
- the LOC120085279 gene encoding electron transfer flavoprotein subunit alpha, mitochondrial produces MIRRTVFTVLKRSILPSSSSPLLPLFSSACRFASTLVLAEHDGGSINAASVSAIAAAGSLSKDNSISVLLAGSGPSLQEAAEHAASCHPSISQVLVADSDKFSYPLAEPWAQLVQLVQQNNGYSHVIAASGSFGKNILPRAAALLDVSPVTDVVAISESRQFVRPIYAGNALCTVRYTGGDPCMLTIRSTSFPVTSKSVESASIKSPISQVDLSTFGGDSIGKSRYVKQTSQEAERPDLANARVVVTGGRGLKSAENFKMIEKLAEKLGAAVGATRAAVDAGFVPNDLQVGQTGKIVAPELYMAFGVSGAIQHLAGIRDSKVIVAVNKDADAPIFKVADYGLVGDLFEIIPELLEKLPESK; encoded by the exons ATGATCAGGCGAACAGTATTCACTGTTTTGAAGAGATCGATTCTTCCATCGTCTTCGTCGCCTCTACTTCCTCTCTTCTCCTCCGCTTGTCGATTT GCTAGCACGTTGGTTTTGGCGGAACACGATGGCGGTTCCATCAATGCCGCTTCCGTTAGTGCTATAGCGGCTGCTGGTTCTTTGAGCAAAGATAATTCGATTTCTGTCCTGTTGGCTGGCTCAGGACCTTCGCTTCAGGAAGCTGCTGAACATGCTGCCTCTTGTCACCCATCTATTTCTCAG GTGCTTGTTGCTGATTCGGATAAATTTTCATATCCCTTGGCTGAACCTTGGGCTCAACTAGTCCAATTGGTTCAACAGAATAATGGGTATTCTCATGTAATTGCGGCTTCAGGTTCCTTTGGGAAAAACATTCTTCCACGCGCTGCCGCTCTTTTAGATGTTTCTCCAGTTACTGATGTCGTTGCTATATCTGAATCTCGCCAATTTGTGAG GCCCATATATGCTGGCAATGCGCTTTGTACGGTCAGATACACAGGGGGTGACCCTTGTATGTTGACCATAAGATCTACATCGTTCCCAGTGACCTCAAAATCAGTTGAGTCGGCATCAATTAAATCCCCTATATCTCAGGTTGATCTCTCAACGTTTGGTGGAG ATTCTATTGGAAAATCTAGATATGTAAAGCAAACGTCTCAGGAAGCAGAACGTCCTGATCTTGCGAATGCACGTGTTGTTGTCACTGGAGGACGTGGTTTGAAAAGTGCTGAGAACTTCAAAATGATTGAGAAACTTGCAGAGAAGCTTGGTGCTGCAG ttGGTGCCACACGTGCTGCTGTTGATGCTGGATTTGTTCCCAATGACCTTCAG GTTGGACAAACTGGTAAAATTGTAGCACCAGAACTATATATGGCTTTTGGTGTATCAGGAGCCATTCAACATTTGGCAGGGATCAGAGATTCTAAGGTTATTGTGGCTGTGAATAAAGATGCAGATGCACCAATATTTAAG GTTGCTGACTATGGACTCGTTGGCGATCTTTTTGAGATTATACCGGAGTTGCTTGAAAAGCTACCTGAAAGTAAGTAA
- the LOC120085779 gene encoding protein disulfide-isomerase 5-4-like, with amino-acid sequence MISSTKLKSVDFYRKIPRDLTEATLSGAGLSIVAALSMVFLFGMELSNYLSVSTSTSVIVDNSTDGDFLRMDFNISFPALSCEFAAVDVHDVLGTNRLNITKTIRKFSIDSNLRSTGSEFHSGPLSNLIKHGDEVDEETKEGSAVLNARNFDRYANQHPILVVNFYAPWCYWSNRLKPSWEKAAKTIRERYDPELDGRILMAKVDCTEEGDLCRKHHIQGYPSIRIFRKGSDVRDDHGHHDHESYYGDRDTDTLVKTMEDLIAPLPAGSQKLALEDKSNNATGNVKRPAPSAGGCRIEGYVRVKKVPGSLVIAARSESHSFDASQMNMSHIISHLSFGRKISSKAFKDAKQIIPYIGISHDRLNGQSFINQRDLGANVTIEHYLQIVKTEVLTRRSGKLLEEYEYTAHSSVAQSLHIPVAKFHFELSPMQVVITENQKSFSHFITNVCAIIGGVFTVAGILDALLHNTIRLVKKVELGKNF; translated from the exons ATGATTTCCTCCACGAAGCTCAAATCTGTAGATTTCTACAG GAAAATACCAAGAGATTTAACGGAGGCAACATTATCTGGTGCAGGATTATCAATAGTAGCAGCTCTGTccatggtgtttttatttggaATG GAATTGAGTAATTATTTGAGTGTTAGCACATCTACGTCTGTAATTGTTGACAACAGTACTGATGGTGACTTCTTACGGATGGACTTTAATATCAG TTTCCCTGCACTCTCATGCGAATTTGCTGCTGTAGATGTGCATGATGTGTTAGGAACG AATAGGTTGAATATTACGAAAACAATCCGTAAATTTTCTATAGATTCAAATTTGCGGTCCACTGGATCTGAGTTTCACTCAGGACCACTATCAAATTTGATTAAGCATGGGGATGAAGTAGATGAAGAAACCAAAGAAGGTTCTGCCGTGTTGAATGCTCGGAACTTTGATAGATATGCTAATCA GCATCCTATTTTGGTGGTTAATTTTTATGCCCCTTGGTGTTACTGGAGTAATAGGCTG AAACCTTCATGGGAGAAGGCTGCCAAAACTATAAGAGAAAG ATATGATCCAGAATTAGATGGACGAATTCTTATGGCAAAGGTTGATTGCACGGAAGAAGGTGATTTGTGTCGGAA GCATCATATACAAGGTTATCCATCTATCCGCATTTTTCGGAAAGGAAGTGATGTAAG GGATGACCATGGACACCATGACCATGAATCTTACTATGGAGATCGAGATACGGACACGCTGGTTAAG ACAATGGAAGATTTGATTGCACCTCTTCCAGCGGGATCACAAAAGCTAGCTTTGGAGGACAAATCTAACAATGCAACAGGAAATGTTAAGAGGCCTGCTCCATCAGCAGGAGGCTGCCGGATTGAAGGATATGTTCGTGTAAAAAAG GTCCCAGGAAGCCTTGTAATTGCAGCTCGTTCAGAATCTCATTCATTTGATGCATCTCAAATGAATATGTCACACATAATATCCCACCTTTCATTTGGTAGGAAGATTTCCTCCAAGGCGTTTAAGGATGCCAAACAAATAATTCCATACATTGGTATAAGCCATGACAGGTTGAACGGACAGTCATTCATTAATCAGCGTGACTTGGGTGCAAATGTTACC ATAGAGCATTATCTTCAAATAGTTAAAACAGAGGTGTTGACAAGGAGATCTGGTAAATTACTTGAAGAGTATGAATACACAGCTCACAGCAGTGTGGCCCAGAGTCTGCATATACCCGTTGCGAAATTCCATTTTGAGCTCTCTCCCATGCAG GTGGTGATTACAGAAAACCAGAAGTCCTTTTCACATTTTATCACAAATGTGTGTGCCATAATTGGAGGTGTTTTTACG GTGGCTGGAATTTTGGATGCACTTCTGCACAATACTATTAGACTCGTGAAGAAAGTTGAACTAGGCAAAAATTTTTGA
- the LOC120085780 gene encoding early nodulin-like protein 3, with protein MGKLGFAFGALVCVMMLMQKGEGTQFIVGGAKGWGVSVAQSYNQWAEANRFQIGDSLVFNYDAGQDSVLQVTQDDYTNCNIQSPIKQYSDGHSIFQFDKSGPYYFISGKKDNCLKNEKLVVIVLADRSNSNSNQTTTSPPISAPSPSPSPSNSTETTPSPAPASDQTGVPSPSGSTEINPSTPPAEEVNPSPPPTGEESPPPSAGTVEINPAPPVSGPPPSVGYSIIPGSIGSIEAFVAAVILAF; from the exons ATGggtaaattagggtttgcatTTGGGGCTTTGGTTTGTGTGATGATGTTGATGCAGAAAGGTGAGGGCACTCAGTTCATAGTTGGAGGAGCAAAGGGATGGGGTGTTTCAGTGGCACAAAGCTATAATCAATGGGCAGAAGCAAATAGGTTTCAAATTGGAGACTCTTTGG TTTTCAACTATGATGCTGGCCAAGACTCGGTGCTTCAAGTAACCCAAGATGACTACACTAATTGCAACATCCAATCTCCAATTAAACAGTATTCTGATGGCCATTCTATTTTCCAATTTGACAAATCTGGACCTTACTATTTTATCAGTGGAAAAAAAGACAATTGCCTCAAAAATGAGAAGCTTGTGGTGATTGTGTTGGCTGATAGAAGCAATTCAAATTCTAATCAAACCACTACTTCTCCTCCAATCTCTGctccatctccatctccatctccCTCGAATTCAACTGAGACAACACCTTCTCCTGCACCAGCAAGTGATCAAACGGGCGTGCCTTCTCCATCAGGGTCAACTGAAATCAACCCGTCTACACCACCTGCTGAGGAAGTCAATCCATCTCCCCCACCTACTGGGGAAGAGTCTCCGCCTCCATCTGCAGGGACGGTTGAGATTAACCCCGCACCTCCTGTATCAGGGCCACCACCGAGTGTCGGATATTCGATCATCCCGGGTAGCATTGGCTCCATTGAAGCGTTTGTTGCTGCTGTTATCTTAGCTTTCTAA
- the LOC120084794 gene encoding COBRA-like protein 10, translating into MRCLIIHTPFWLFFVLVSNFELCFTQDYIIGDSQPAAAAAAAPPEQNECNGIFLTYTFLSREREFPYVKNVSAQAWAFRAQATVVNAGPTELDNWKMYIGFQHREILVSAAGAVLVDGSDFPAAVGKGATLAGYTQTDLKTSIETAGDYNQIQATIDITGTQFGVKKNGIPMPKTIRLENEGFKCPQPRRHRNKSYMHVCCKKDPKFKQKPPKKTKFLPRQNGDLSLTYDVLQAYGNNYLAQVTIDNNNPLGRLDHWNLTWEWKRGEFISTMRGAYTHKIDYSDCIFGPQGQYYQDFDFSQVMNCEKNPIIADLPSNRANDSKVGKLPFCCKNGTILPPLMDQSKARSIFQLQVYKLPPDFNRTALYPPQKWKINGILNPSYKCGAPIRVEPTQFPDSTGLQAITTAIASWQVVCNITTPKPKQSRCCVSFSAYYNDSVIPCNTCACGCDETQTCNPNSSPLLLPPEALLVPFDNRTVKAKAWAKIKHLPIPKKLPCPDNCGVSLNWHINSDYISGWTARITLFNWEEYPFEDWFAAVQLDKAAKGYENVYSFNGTKLPPDMIKNTILFQGLEGLNYLMGETNGTDPSYDPRVPGKQQSVISFTKKNLRNLNIKEGDGFPSKVYFNGEECALPPHIPLGNGAAHGLHVNSEPVMLLLTIMAFFILFNDGFH; encoded by the exons ATGCGATGTTTGATTATTCACACACCCTTTTGGTTGTTTTTTGTATTGGTGTCCAATTTCGAGCTCTGTTTTACTCAAGATTACATCATTGGCGACTCTCAGCCTGCTGCAGCGGCAGCGGCGGCACCACCGGAGCAAAATGAATGTAATGGGATTTTCTTAACATACACTTTCCTTTCAAGGGAAAGAGAATTTCCCTATGTGAAGAATGTTTCAGCTCAGGCTTGGGCGTTCAGAGCTCAGGCCACGGTGGTGAACGCCGGCCCGACGGAGCTCGACAATTGGAAAATGTATATTGGGTTTCAACATAGAGAGATTTTAGTGTCGGCGGCTGGCGCCGTGTTGGTCGACGGTTCGGATTTCCCGGCCGCCGTCGGGAAAGGGGCGACCTTAGCTGGGTACACACAAACGGACTTGAAAACGTCGATAGAAACCGCCGGAGATTATAACCAAATTCAGGCGACGATTGATATCACCGGAACGCAATTCGGCGTAAAGAAGAACGGAATTCCGATGCCGAAGACGATTCGCCTTGAAAATGAAGGCTTTAAGTGTCCGCAGCCTCGTCGTCATCGCA ACAAAAGCTATATGCACGTTTGCTGCAAGAAAGACCCCAAATTCAAGCAAAAACCACCAAAGAAGACCAAGTTTTTACCGAGACAAAACGGCGATCTCTCGCTCACCTACGACGTCCTCCAAGCTTATGGCAACAACTATCTTGCACAAGTCACCATTGACAACAACAACCCTCTCGGCCGCCTCGACCATTGGAACTTAACTTGGGAATGGAAGAGAGGAGAATTCATTTCCACTATGAGAGGAGCTTACACTCACAAAATTGACTACTCTGACTGTATCTTTGGCCCTCAAGGCCAATACTATCAAGATTTTGACTTCTCCCAAGTCATGAATTGTGAGAAAAATCCCATTATCGCTGACCTTCCCTCCAATCGAGCCAACGATTCCAAGGTCGGGAAGTTGCCCTTCTGCTGCAAAAATGGCACGATCTTACCGCCATTGATGGATCAAAGCAAAGCaaggtctatttttcagctccaAGTCTATAAGCTTCCCCCTGACTTCAATAGAACTGCCTTATACCCTCCTCAGAAATGGAAGATCAATGGCATTCTTAACCCCAGTTACAAATGTGGAGCTCCTATTAGAGTTGAACCAACACAATTTCCTGACTCGACTGGACTTCAAGCCATAACCACAGCCATTGCTAGTTGGCAAGTGGTTTGCAACATTACAACTCCCAAACCAAAACAATCAAGATGTTGTGTTTCATTCTCTGCTTATTATAATGACTCTGTTATCCCTTGCAATACTTGTGCTTGTGGATGTGATGAAACTCAAACTTGCAACCCAAATTCTTCCCCATTGCTTCTTCCACCAGAGGCTCTTTTAGTTCCATTTGACAATAGAACTGTAAAAGCAAAAGCTTGGGCCAAAATCAAACACTTACCAATCCCAAAGAAGCTTCCTTGTCCTGATAATTGTGGGGTTAGTTTAAATTGGCATATTAACTCAGATTATATCAGTGGTTGGACTGCTAGAATTACTCTTTTCAATTGGGAAGAATACCCTTTTGAGGATTGGTTTGCTGCTGTTCAATTGGATAAAGCTGCTAAAGGCTATGAGAATGTCTACTCTTTCAATGGGACTAAACTCCCACCAGATATGATCAAGAACACCATCTTGTTCCAAGGATTGGAAGGTTTGAATTACCTGATGGGGGAGACGAATGGGACGGACCCGAGTTATGATCCACGAGTACCGGGAAAGCAACAATCTGTAATCTCTTTCACTAAGAAGAATTTGAGGAACCTCAATATAAAGGAAGGAGATGGGTTCCCTTCAAAGGTTTATTTTAATGGAGAAGAGTGTGCACTTCCTCCTCATATTCCTTTAGGAAATGGTGCTGCTCATGGCCTCCATGTCAACTCTGAACCTGTAATGCTGCTGCTCACAATTATGGCCTTTTTCATTCTCTTCAATGATGGCTTTcattga